In the Hordeum vulgare subsp. vulgare chromosome 7H, MorexV3_pseudomolecules_assembly, whole genome shotgun sequence genome, one interval contains:
- the LOC123408717 gene encoding geraniol 8-hydroxylase-like, which produces MELLFFCTTVLILIVSSVYLLGLLAHGRRNLPPGPGPLPLVGNLLSLGALPHRSLARLAERHGPIMALRLGTVTTVVASSADAARDILQRHDAAFSGRFVLDGTHVSAHYTHSMVWLPASSPRWRALRKVCAGELFAPHRLDMHQSLRREKVRQLVSHVTELAREGTPVAVGGLAFTTALNLLSSTIFSTDLADLDDRHVKPGEFKAILAELNVTVGLPNLSDFIPEVAWLDLQGLRRRIEGLFHRLHAIMDEQIERHMLDRAATGDPTKKNFLDVLLDYRNTDDDKGFERQTLLSLLSDLFSAGTDTSSATVEWAMAELLLNPSSMSRAREELDQVIGSKEQVEESDIGQLKYLQAIVKETFRLHPPAPFLLPHVAETTTQVQGYTVPKGTRLLVNVWAIGHDGKVWPEPEKFMPERFLEKEVDFKGRDFELLPFGSGRRMCPGTPLAVRIVHLMLASLLHRFQWRLPVDVEKKGLDMTERLGVNLSMATPLQAIATPV; this is translated from the exons ATGGAGCTCCTCTTCTTTTGCACAACAGTTCTCATCCTCATCGTCTCCTCTGTGTACCTCCTGGGCCTCTTAGCCCACGGCCGTCGCAACCTGCCCCCCGGTCCTGGCCCGCTGCCACTCGTCGGCAACCTCCTCTCACTGGGCGCCCTACCGCACCGCTCCCTTGCGCGCCTCGCGGAGCGCCATGGCCCGATCATGGCGCTCCGCCTAGGCACGGTCACCACCGTGGTCGCCTCCTCGGCAGACGCCGCCCGCGACATCCTCCAGCGCCATGATGCAGCTTTCTCGGGGCGCTTCGTCCTCGACGGCACCCACGTGTCCGCGCACTACACGCACTCCATGGTCTGGCTCCCGGCCAGCAGCCCCCGATGGCGCGCGCTACGCAAGGTTTGCGCCGGTGAGCTCTTCGCGCCGCACCGCCTCGACATGCACCAGTCCTTGCGACGGGAGAAGGTGCGACAGCTCGTCTCCCACGTGACGGAGCTGGCACGAGAGGGCACCCCCGTTGCTGTCGGCGGACTGGCCTTTACGACGGCGCTTAACCTGCTCTCCTCCACCATCTTCTCCACCGACTTGGCCGACCTCGACGACCGCCATGTCAAGCCTGGGGAGTTCAAGGCCATACTCGCAGAGCTAAACGTGACCGTTGGATTGCCAAACTTGTCGGACTTCATCCCGGAAGTGGCGTGGCTAGACCTGCAGGGCTTGAGGAGGCGCATCGAGGGCTTGTTTCACCGGCTGCATGCCATCATGGACGAGCAGATCGAGCGTCACATGCTGGACCGTGCCGCCACAGGTGACCCGACCAAGAAAAACTTCCTGGACGTGCTGCTCGACTACCGCAACACCGACGATGACAAGGGCTTCGAGCGCCAGACGCTCCTCTCATTGCTTTCG GACTTGTTCAGCGCGGGGACGGATACAAGTTCAGCCACCGTGGAATGGGCGATGGCGGAGCTGCTACTGAATCCATCATCCATGTCGAGAGCTCGCGAAGAGCTCGACCAAGTGATAGGCTCTAAAGAGCAGGTTGAGGAGTCCGACATAGGACAGCTCAAGTACCTCCAAGCCATCGTGAAGGAGACGTTCCGGCTCCATCCTCCGGCACCATTCCTGCTGCCTCACGTGGCGGAGACGACGACACAGGTTCAGGGGTACACGGTTCCCAAGGGCACGCGCCTTCTGGTGAACGTGTGGGCCATAGGGCACGACGGCAAGGTATGGCCGGAACCGGAAAAGTTCATGCCGGAGAGGTTCCTGGAGAAGGAGGTGGACTTCAAGGGCCGAGACTTCGAGCTCCTCCCCTTCGGGTCCGGGAGGAGGATGTGTCCGGGGACGCCGCTGGCCGTTCGCATTGTTCATCTCATGCTCGCGTCCTTGTTGCATCGCTTCCAGTGGAGGCTTCCCGTAGACGTGGAGAAGAAGGGGCTGGAcatgactgaaaggcttggtgtcaacttgtccatGGCCACGCCCCTTCAGGCTATAGCCACGCCAGTTTGA